The Verrucomicrobiota bacterium genome window below encodes:
- a CDS encoding twin-arginine translocase TatA/TatE family subunit: MMNPTLALMGLTGTELLVIAVVALVIFGANKIPTFMKGLGQGIKEFKKASSDVQSELERSMHEEPPRRSPPSSPTASSAPPGAAPSQPSTPAPKA, translated from the coding sequence ATGATGAACCCAACACTGGCATTGATGGGGTTGACCGGCACGGAGTTGCTGGTCATCGCCGTCGTGGCGCTGGTCATATTCGGCGCCAACAAAATCCCCACGTTCATGAAGGGGCTAGGCCAGGGCATCAAGGAGTTCAAGAAGGCCTCCAGCGACGTTCAAAGCGAACTGGAGCGCTCCATGCACGAGGAACCTCCACGGCGCAGCCCGCCCTCGAGTCCGACTGCCTCGTCAGCGCCCCCGGGTGCTGCACCGAGCCAGCCTTCGACTCCTGCGCCCAAAGCCTGA
- a CDS encoding preprotein translocase subunit TatC, with protein sequence MDSPQDTSPAAAVVDGGELATAQTADTATTDYHHLDPHHDPHHDPHHDPHHDPHHDPYHDQYHHDEYHHDYHANDGGSGGGSGGSDAPAPADEPDPLHGPETEEGGGPVKSFLEHLEDMRWVIIKCVTSVAVAMVVCLLAVPQIVALMSWPLDRAAQLELAFLPTSSGKLVDVMAGDQRLWSFRLKGGEPAGLPLGTNKHVAFELITVTVGTNQVLALKPRADLPPLKPLPIVFQSPMEPFFSSLKIAFFGGFLLACPFVLFVIIDFVMPALRVKEKKYFLRAFWVSVALFIIGVTLCYFLLLPLGLKAAESYANWMGAEFLFWRAEDYFGFVVKFLLAMGLGFEMPVVLLALVKIGVLDYGKLAAFRRYMIVVNFVLAAMLAPEVVTQIIIFFPLQLLYELTIWAAWFMEQKDRGKARKRAVMVVGGILLLAELVWLFIQFGLPWLKAQS encoded by the coding sequence TTGGATTCGCCGCAAGATACTTCACCCGCCGCCGCCGTCGTCGACGGTGGGGAACTCGCGACCGCCCAAACCGCCGACACCGCAACCACCGATTATCATCATCTCGACCCGCATCACGACCCGCATCACGACCCGCATCACGACCCGCATCACGACCCGCATCACGACCCCTACCACGACCAGTATCACCACGACGAATACCACCACGATTATCACGCCAACGACGGTGGTTCGGGTGGCGGCAGCGGTGGCAGTGACGCGCCCGCGCCCGCGGACGAACCCGACCCGCTGCACGGTCCCGAGACCGAGGAGGGCGGCGGACCGGTCAAGTCCTTCCTCGAACACCTCGAGGACATGCGGTGGGTCATCATCAAGTGCGTCACGTCCGTCGCCGTCGCGATGGTCGTGTGCCTGCTGGCGGTGCCGCAGATTGTCGCGCTCATGTCGTGGCCGCTCGACCGCGCGGCCCAGCTCGAACTCGCGTTCCTGCCCACCAGCTCCGGCAAGCTGGTGGACGTGATGGCGGGCGACCAGCGCCTCTGGTCATTCCGTTTGAAGGGTGGCGAACCCGCCGGACTGCCCCTCGGCACCAACAAGCACGTCGCCTTCGAACTGATCACGGTGACCGTCGGCACCAACCAGGTGCTCGCGCTCAAGCCGCGCGCGGACCTTCCGCCGCTCAAGCCGCTGCCCATCGTGTTCCAGTCGCCGATGGAGCCGTTCTTCTCCTCGCTCAAGATCGCGTTCTTCGGCGGGTTCCTCCTCGCGTGCCCGTTCGTGCTGTTCGTGATCATCGACTTCGTGATGCCCGCGCTGCGGGTGAAGGAGAAGAAGTATTTCCTGCGCGCCTTCTGGGTGAGCGTGGCGCTGTTCATCATTGGCGTCACGCTGTGCTACTTCCTGCTGCTGCCGCTCGGTCTCAAGGCCGCCGAGAGCTACGCCAACTGGATGGGCGCGGAGTTCCTGTTCTGGCGCGCGGAGGATTACTTCGGCTTCGTGGTGAAATTCCTGCTCGCGATGGGGCTGGGCTTCGAGATGCCGGTGGTGCTGCTCGCGCTGGTGAAGATCGGCGTCCTCGACTACGGCAAGCTCGCCGCGTTCCGGCGCTACATGATCGTGGTGAACTTCGTCCTGGCCGCGATGCTCGCGCCCGAGGTGGTCACACAAATCATCATCTTTTTCCCACTCCAACTCCTCTACGAGCTGACGATCTGGGCCGCGTGGTTCATGGAGCAGAAAGACCGCGGCAAGGCCCGCAAGCGCGCCGTGATGGTCGTCGGCGGAATCCTCCTGCTGGCTGAACTGGTCTGGCTGTTCATCCAATTCGGCCTGCCGTGGCTGAAGGCTCAGTCGT